The DNA segment ttaaattaatgcattgattaatttcgtaattagtaatatagtattattataaattaatgttacataaatgtttttattacaaaacaaaaagaaagaaattctatgctattttataagttttataattgtagtctatattaaattaaaattaaagtaatatatgtattaaatatgaagattatattaaattggtaaattttacatattaaaaaatttattttcatttaaataaataaacaaaataataagttATCTGCACGGACATGCGGGTGAAAATCTTTTCTTTTAACACTAGTATttcattaaaatagaagtaacaGAAATTACAAGGATTGAAAACCAGGGGCGGATGCATGTGTACCGGTACGGGGTCACGTGCCccctactattttttattttccttgaATAACTTAggcaaattttattaaattgtttGTAGTTCAGTGAAGAAACATAAAGAGTGCCCccaatttaaatttgtttttgttcttttaagTAGTGTGCCCCCAACTGAAAACGTTTCTAGGTCCGCCACTGTAATGAAAACAATCAGAAAACTTAGGAGATGTAGAAACAagacttaacaaaaaaaaatgactaaGCCATGAAGGAGACTCCAATATATGATTGAAATCTATCCTCTAAGATCACACTATCTGCAATGAGCTTAGCTCCTTTATGATTATGAGGAGAGTGGAGCTGCATATTGCAATCCAAAAAATCATGCAATATTTGATACTTGCGTTGTAGGAGTAACGAAAATTTTGGACTTGTACTTGACtagttaaaaacaattatatgttATTTCGAGTATTTACTGAAAAATGAGTTACTTGCAAAATACTTGCTCCAATCTATTAATTACTATTTGCGAGTATTTATGAGTTATGTACAAGTACTTGTGAGCTACGCACATGTAGTTTTGAGTATTTAAGAATTACCTGCTAAATTATACTTTACTAAAAATGAGCATAAgagtttattttgtttattctaCTAGGAAAAAAATAAGACTTACTGTTAACGAAATATTTGTGAATATCACAAAGGAgaaaaatgaataagcataattCTCTCTGTAAGAGCATTATTTACTTCTcacaaataacaaaaatatcttCTCTGAACAAGTAACATGTAATATCAAGCCgactaactaattttttttcatacttGTTACTTGATTTGTATTTTCAAGTATCTAAATTCTATTATTTTGTACCCGGTCGACTTGACAACGACGAGTACTTGAAAAACTGAGACGAGTATTGAACGAGTAACGAGTATAAAGCGAGTAACGAGTATTTGTGCCCAACCCTAAATACATGTCAAACATGACTAATAACATAATCAGCTATATAACACTTTTAGAGAACATGTAgcataaagatatatatatatatatatatatatatataatgtagacaattttgtttaattctAATAAATTATAGTGTTAAAAATTTTAGTCGGAtaatctaataaaaatgtaCCCAAgagtaaattttgaaaatttagttCTAGCTTTTAATACATTAATCACATATTTaatattctatttaaaataCGCTATGTATATAATTCACTTCTCAGAAACATGAAGACATACATTTTTGATTAATATTGTGAATGTAAAAATTGAGGAATTACTTTTGCAAACGTGAAAACGTGATCAGGTGCTCTATTACTCATCACCAGTGTTTTCAATTTACATTTGCTATAATAAAAAAGACACTTTAATGCATTGTGAAATAAATCTGAAACACATTATTTCCAAATTGTGCTAATAGATTTTACtctgattttataaacaaaagtaaaattatattaaaagttTTACAGCTCTAGTTTAATCATGTCGATTTTTAGTGAtccaataacaaaataatattttcacttCTATGACTGGTTCATTTCTAATACATATTCAACAGCATGTCAACACATCATTCTAATTTGTATCATAATATTTTGAGGGTTAATTGTATAATTTCTCATGTAAGCACGGCATCACGAACATTTAACAATGTAAGTAgaccagttacaaaaaaaaacaatgtaacTAGACAATGCAACAAGCATTAGGGTTTTCATCACTGAACAACTGTGGAGCGTAGACGTAATGGACGAAGTAAGGTATGTTTCCATCTTTATCTTTCTGGCCCTCAACTTTCACTTTCTCTTTGAATTCCACAATTTGAGTAGTCGTTTTGGTCACTTCTACTTTGACCTCTCCTTTCTTCTtttgctcctcttcttcctttttctttttttcctcttcttccttcttctttttcttttcctcttcttctttcttcttctcttcttctgtcTTTGAGCTTACTATCTCTGCATGTTTGTGAACTTTCTTCCTTATATAGGTTAAAAGTTTTGCAGATTCTATCGTCCCTTGTACCGTTAGCGTTTGGGCTTTTGTATCAGTTTTCACTATGTGGATAGCTGCCAAATAATCAATTTAGAATCGAACAGCCATACTAatcaatataaaaacaaaataggaTCGTTTGAATTTGAATGCTATATATGCTTTCCCTttcatttgaaaaatatttaaatcctATTCAACTTACCTTTGTGCTTCAAGAGTTTGTTCTGAAGATCTTTGTCACACTTGGCGCAATGAATGTGTACCTTTAGTACTGTAGTGCGAATAACATCCTGTGGATAATTGTATGAAAACTCCCAAAATTAAAATCCATTCACATGCTGACATGAATAAGGGTAAATATGGTAATGATATTATGCAAGCAAACTAACCTTCTTCACCTCGGTGGTTTTCTTCTCTACCACAGAAGTAGTTGTAGTTGTTGTAGTGGTGGTTTTCTTAACCTCAGAGGGCTTAGGAGAGATGAGCTCAACTTTTTTCTTGCTCCATTTCTCGATTTGCTTGTGAATCTTCACCACTTCTATTTTCCCTTTTACTTTGATTTCGTTCTTCTCCAAATCAACATCCACTCCATGTACccctaaaataatattattaaccaAAATGCTATAtgaattatttaaaaaacacaACGATTGTGATTAAACGAATTAGTCTGAAGAATAACcaaaatgtgataaatctaATGCTCTTATCCAATATAATTGCTTGTTGGTTTGGATTGATGGACGAAAATTTGTGTCAAGCTTTGTTACGGCCTCATTTGCCTATGGATAATTTGTATGTACCGCTAACATTAAACCGCCATGCTAATTATGTCTAAAACAGTTTGGACTGGAgaccataaaaaaaaacatttttaagaaaactCTCGAACATGAAGGAAAATTCAAatgaaattaaatcaaaatattacTACACATCCAAGGCTCAAAGTTTATACCTCAGGAAGAGAGACTATAATAAGCATCTTTTGCTTCTTTTCTTTAAACGAGTTGAACTACTACTTTGTAGTTACATGCTATTAACTTGTAAACTTGGGGACATTAACTTAAACAAAGAGGCCTAACCTTGAAAACGAAGGAGAGGCTTTTTGATGTCGCATGCACATTTCCCGCAGTGAAGGTGAACCTTGTAAACGGCGGTGATGATTTCCTCGcctttctctttcttctcttccttttctcCCATTGTTTTGTTCGTTCTTCAACTCTAAACATCAGTTTGGTCTGATTCGAATATTATTACTTTGTATTGATCATTGGTTAGTCTCTGGTCAAAACAACCGCTCGTAGAAAACGCCAATGACAAGAAACACAAATATTAGGAACTCAATCACGACAAGAAATAGTCTGATAGAATAGAAGTTATCTATAAACTACTTaaagtataatttgaaaaagGACAATTAACTAGAGACAATAAATAGGTTTAGTTCGAGTTTAAAGGTACAAAGACTGGTTCTATTCCTTTTCGTTATGAAAAAGACATTTAACAATTCTTCTTTTAATTCATATGAAAATAGTTGATAACATTATgatatagagaaattttataGGATagcaatttttaagtttttatcacaaaaatagcattcaataaaaaaaaaatgacaaaaataagttttattaaagggtaaaaataggattaactaatctaaacttagggtttagagttaaagggtagGATTTTGgagatagagtttcaaattaaaaaaaaacaaaaataaatattaaaattttcaaaataaaaagaaattgttttggtcattttctttttttaatagttatttttgtaacaaaaatttaaaaagaactaTTCGAGAGAATTGtacttatatatgtatatatgttttacaCATTATATATTAACCCACATATACGGGATACACCATTTCGAAGGTATTTTTGTTGAGGATTCACACATCCTCACGATTTTAACCACCGATCCATATGTTTATGAGCCATGCACGAAGActaaaataaacttaaaattttgatcacagaatatatattttaggattTTATTTTGCTTAACATATATCAGAATAGTAGAATGATCTCACAGATCTGGTTGTATATATCTAGGAAACAGTCCATTTTACCGTACCAACTCTTCCATTACTTGGGTTGAATTTTCCTAAGGGTGGGTCACCAGTTCTAATTGAATTCgtattttagtttattcagCTTGCtgacaaaattatatatgtgaGATTTGATTCAGTGTAGTGTGTAGATTATACAGCCTACGGTAGATTATCTACCAAAGACGACTCATATTTGGACGCGCGAAAGTGAACTTTGCAAATTTGTTTCTCTCTCATCAACCTTTACTCTTTCTTCTAGACTCTGCCTGGACTTAAACCATCTTCaatggtttattttattttttactctaaaatagaataactctacaatagagtttgagtttgttcTAATtgaactctattttagagtagaaaacagagtgatgaacaaacaaaaaaacaaattactctatatttggagtaaacctatttttcactctattatagagtgaaaaatagagtatcattggagcatttttactctaaactctattttagagtgaaaaatagagtggggttggagatgcccttagaTTCCAGTGCTTTTTATTGAATATGGAAAATGATCTTATTGATAGACTGGTTATACACTTATTTACATGAGCATAATAATAGCATAAGGAAATAATATAGTGTGCAATTAAATATGAGTAAATATTGTATCAATCAAGGGGACTGAAGGAATATTCTAAAATGCCCCCCAAGATGGAGCACCACTGGTGAGTCCAATCTTGATAGACATGTTTAGaggtgggcgttcggatacccaTTCGGGTTTGGTTCAGATCTAATCGgattcgggtttttggttttaaagatttcagccctattcggatatttctaaagttcggttcgggttcggttcaggttcggataacccatttaaattatatttaaaattttaatattcattatatgcttaaaatttctcataatctataaaaaaaataatatattacatataaatttatataatatatgtcaaaatacctaaaattaacatttaaattagttttatttgaatatttggatagaaaatcaatagctatttcaagcattttggtgttttgaatatatttttagctattttagacatttacttttgactatttatgtatattttcaagtattttagataacttaaaagtatcttatatattttggatgtttttaatatatatggctACAGTTCAATCAGTTGACTTTTGGACTTAGTACATAATTGTTTTTGAGAGCTTGGTTGTATGTAATATAGACTAGGTAATTTTTAGAAATTACATAATGTGATTCGTtacaaaactcgaccaaagaaaAATTGACATGCAATACCTATAAGCATCTATCAATGCAACATACTATCGAAAAATATCAATGGGGCattccgagaatcgaactcgggacctctcgcacccaaagcgagaatcataccactagaccaaatgcGCGATTGCTAAGCATATTAGATACATGGTTGAAGGTCATATTATTGGCACTTTGTAAGCATGTTCTCTTAGTTGACTTATTCCAAATAATAAAGGCTAAATATGATATTCAGAAATCTGTGCGACAATTTTTGTTTATCTTTACCAACCTTTGGTGACAAGAGAAAACTGCAAGTTTTAAGGTCCTTGTAAGAAATTTACAAGGATAAAAAAGTTGCTTTTGGCGACTCTAAAAGTTTAACGTTTAGTATTACAAACTATATTTTTCATTGTTGAATCAATTTACTCAGTGTgctatattttctgtttttccaAACAAAACCATGATTACAAGTTGCGTACGGCTTATTTTTAATCAGTTTACTATTCGGACCTACTACATATATTTTCAGAGAGGGTTGTATGTAATATAGACTAGgtaattttttagaaattacGGAATGTGATTTGTTACAAAACAAGCCAAAAGAAAAATTCACATGCAATACCTATAAGCTTCTATCAATGCATCATACTATAAAAAACAATATCAATGGGGAattccgagaatcgaactcgggacctctcgcacccaaagcgagaatcataccactagaccaaatgccCGATTGCTTGGATTATTAGATACATGGTTGAAGCTCACGGTATTGGCAATTTGAGAGCAGGTTCTCTTAGTTGACTTAATCAAATAATAAAGGCTGAATATGATATTCAGAAATCTGTGCgactatttttgtttatctttACCAAACTTTGGTGACAAGAGAAAACTGCCAGTTTGATGGCCCATGTAAGAAGATTACTACCATAAAGGGGTTGCTTTTGGTGAGTCTAAAAGTTTGACGGTTAGtttttcaaactatttttttttcattttcttaagcCCGTATACTCGGTGTACAATAGTTTCTGTTTTCCACAAAAAACTAGGATTAAAAGTTTTCTATGGGTTTAGTTCAATCTGTTGACTTTTGGGACCTAGTACACTAGGGAGAGGGTTGTATGTAATATAGACTAGGTAATTTTTAGAAACTACGGAATGTGATTTGTTGCAAAAcctgacaaaataaaaattgacaTGCAATACCGATGAGCTGGTATGAATGAAACATATTATCGAAAATATCTATGGGGCattccgagaatcgaactcgggacctctcgcacccaaagcgagaatcataccactagaccaaatgccCAATTGCTAAGCTTATTAGATAAATGGATGAAGGTCACAGTATTGGCACTTAGTGAGCATGTTCTCTTAGTTGACTTTATCCAAATAATGAAGAGCGAATATGACATTCATAAATCTGTTCGGCCATTATTTTAGTCTTTGCCAGCCTTTGGAGACAAGAAAAAACAACCAGTTTGAAGGTTCCTGTAAGAAATTTACTACAATAAGGGTTTGCTTTTGACGagtctaaaattttaatggtaagtttttcaaattattattttttttttcatttttgaagcTCGTTTACTCAGTTTACAATATTTTGTGTTTTCCCAAACATAACTAGGATTAAAATTGTACATGGCTATAGTTCAATCAGTTGACTTTTAGACTTAGTACATAACTTTTTTGGAGAGCTTGGTTGTATTTAATATAGACTAGGTAACTTTTAGAAATTACATAATGTGATTCGTTACAAAACCCGACCAAAGAAAAATTGACATGCAATACCTATAAGCATCTATCAATGCAACATACTATCAAAAAATATCAATGGGGCattccgagaatcgaactcgggacctctcgcacccaaagcgagaatcataccactagaccaaatgccCGATTGCTAAGCATATTAGATACATGGTTGAAGGTCACATTATTGTCACTTTGTAAGCATGTTCTCTTAGTTGACTTAATTCAAATAATAAAGGCTAAATATGATATTCAGAAATTTGTGCGACTATTTTTGTTAATCTTTACCAAACTTTGGTGACAAGAGAAAACTGCCAGTTTGATGGCCCATGTAAGAAGATTACTACCATAAAGGGTTTGCTTTTGGTGAGTCTAAAAGTTTGACGATTcgttttttaaactatttttttttcacttgtTTAAGCCTGTATACTCGGTGTACAATAGTTTCTGTTTTCCACAAAAAAACTAGGATTAAAAGTTTTCTATGGATTTAGTTCAATCTGTTGACTTTTGGGACCTAGTACACTTGGGAGAGGGTTGTATGTAATATAGAATAGGTAATTTTTAGAAATTACGGAATGTGATTTTATGCAAAActtgacaaaataaaaattgacaTGGAATCCTATGAGCTGGTATGAATGAAACATATTATCAAAAATATCAATGGGGCattccgagaatcgaactcgggacctctcgcacccaaagcgagaatcataccactagaccaaatgccCAATTGCTAAGCTTATTAGATACATGGTTGAAGGTCACAGTATTGGCACTTTGTGAGCATGTTCTCTTAGTTGACTTTATCCAAATAATGAAGAGAGAATATGACATTCATAAATCTGTTCGGCCATTATTTTAGTCTTTGCCAGCCTTTGGAGACAGGAGAAAACAACCAGTTTGAAGGTTCCTGTAAGAAATATACTACAATAAAGGTTTGCTTTTGACGAGtccaaaattttaatggtaagtttttcaaattattattatttttttcatttttgaagcTCGTTTACTCAGTTTACAATATTTTGTGTTTTCCCAAACATAACTAGGACTAAAATTGTACATGGCTATAGTTCAATCAGTTGACTTTTGGACTTAgtacataatttttttggagAGCTTGGATGTATTTAATATAGACTAGGTAATTTTTAGAAATTACATAATGTGATCCGTTACAAAACCCGACCAAAGAAAAATTGACATGAAATACCTATAACCATCTATCAATGCAACATAGTATTGAAAAATATCAATGGGGCattccgagaatcgaactcgggacctctcgcacccaaagcgagaatcataccactagaccaaatgccCGACTGCTAAGCATATTAGATACATGGTTGAAGGTCACATTATTGGCACTTTGTAAGCATGTTCTCTTAGTTGacttaatccaaaaaataaaggCTAAATATGATATTCAGAAATCTGTGCgactatttttgtttatctttACCAACCTTTGGTGACAAGAGAAAACTGCAAGTTTTAAGGTCCTTGTAAAAAGTTTGCTTTTGGCGACTCTAAAAGTTTAACATTTAGTATTTCAAACTATATTTTTCATTGTTGAATCCCGTTTACTCAGTATgctatattttctgtttttccaAACAAAACCATGATTACAAGTTGCATACGGCTTATGTTTAATCAGATTACTATTCGGACCTAGTACATATATTTTCGGAGAGGGTGTATGTAATATAGACTAGGTAATTTTTAGAAATTACGGAATGTGATTTGTTACAAAACCAGCCAAAAGAAAAATTCACATGCAATACCTATAAGCTTCTATCAATGCATcatactacaaaaaaaaatatcaatggggcattccgagaatcgaactcgggacctctcgcacccaaagcgagaatcataccactagaccaaatccCGATTGCTTAGATTATTAGGTACACGGTTGAAAGTCACAGTATTGGCACTTTGCAAGCATGTTCTCTTAGTTGACTTAATCCAAATAATAAAGGCTGAATAAGATATTCAGAAATCTGTGCGACTATTGGTGACAAGAGAAAACTGCCAGTTTGATGGCCCATGTAAGAAGATTACTACCATAAAGGGTTTGCTTTTGGTGAGTCTAAAAGTTTGACGGTTAGtttttcaaactattttttttttcatttgtttaagCCCGTATACTTGGTGTACAATAGTTTCTGTTTTCCACAAAAAACTAGGATTAAAAGTTTTCTATGGATTTAGTTCAATCTGTTGACTTTTGGGACCTAGTACACTTGGGAGAGGGTTGTATGTAATATAGAATAGGTAATTTTTAGAAATTATGGAATGTGATTTTATGCAAAACttgcaaaataaaaattgacaTGGAATCCTATGAGCTGGTATGAATGAAACATATTATCAAAAATATCAATGGGGCattccgagaatcgaactcgggacctctcgcacccaaagcgagaatcataccactagaccaaatgccCAATTGCTAAGCTTATTAGATACATGGTTGAAGGTCACAGTATTGGCACTTTGTGAGCATGTTCTCTTAGTTGACTTTATCCAAATAATGAAGAGAGAATATGGCATTCATAAATCTGTTCGGCCATTATTTTAGTCTTTGCCAGCCTTTGGAGACAGGAGAAAACAACCAGTTTGAAGGTTCCTGTAAGAAATATACTACAATAAAGGTTTGCTTTTGACGAGtccaaaattttaatggtaagtttttcaaattattattatttttttcatttttgaagcTCGTTTACTCAGTTTACAATATTTTGTGTTTTCCCAAACATAACTAGGACTAAAATTGTACATGGCTATAGTTCAATCAGTTGACTTTTGGACTTAgtacataatttttttggagAGCTTGGTTGTATTTAATATAGACTAGGTAATTTTTAGAAATTACATAATGTGATCCGTTACAAAACCCGACCAAAGAAAATTGACATGAAATACCTATAAGCATCTATCAATGCAACATACTATCGAAAAATATCAATGGGGCATTCTGAGAATCGAACTTgggacctctcgcacccaaagcgagaatcataccactagaccaaatgaCCGATTGCTAAGCATATTAGATACATGTTTGAAGGTCACATTATTGTCACTTTGTAAGCATGTTCTCTTAGTTGACTTAATCCAAATAATAAAGGCTAAATATGATATTCAGAAATCTGTGCgactatttttgtttatctttACCAACCTTTGGTGACAAGAGAAAACTGCAAGAAATTTACAAGGATAAAAAACTTTGCTTTTGGCGACTCTAAAAGTTTAACGTTTAGTATTTCAAACTATATTTTTCATTGTTGAATCCCGTTTACTCAGTGTgctatattttctgtttttccaAACAAAACCATGATtacaagttgcatactgcttaTGTTTAATCAGTTTACTATTCGGACCTAGTACATATATTTTCGGAGAGGGTTGTATGTAATATAGACTaggtaatttttttagaaattacgGAATGTGATTTGTTAAAAAACCAGCCAAAAGAAAAATTCACATGCAATACCTATAAGCTTCTATCAATGCATCAtactataaaaaatatcaatgggGCTTTCCGAGAATCaaactcgggacctctcgcacccaaagcaagaatcataccactagaccaaatgccCGATTGCTTTGATTATTAGGTACACGGTCGAAGTCACAGTATTGGCACTTTGTGAGCATGTTCTCTTTGTTGACTTAATCCAAATAATAAAGGCTGAATAAGATATTCAGAAATCTGTCCGACTATTTTTGTTAATCTTTACCAAATTTTGGTGACAAGAGAAAACTGCCAGTTTGATGGCCCATGTAAGAAGATTACTACCATAAAGGGTTTGCTTTTGGTTAGTCTAAAATTTTGACTGTTAGtttttcaaactattttttttttcatttgtttaagCCCGTTTACTCGGTGTACAATAGTTTCTGTTTTCCACAAAAAATAGGATTAAAAGTTTTCTATGGATTTAGTTCAATCTGTTGACTTTTGGGACCTAGTACACTTGGGAGAGGGTTGTATTTAATATAGAATAGGTAATTTTTAGAAATTACGGAAtgtgattttatgaaaaacttGACAAATAAAAATTGACATGGAATACCTATGAGCTGG comes from the Brassica napus cultivar Da-Ae chromosome A7, Da-Ae, whole genome shotgun sequence genome and includes:
- the LOC106356187 gene encoding heavy metal-associated isoprenylated plant protein 4 codes for the protein MGEKEEKKEKGEEIITAVYKVHLHCGKCACDIKKPLLRFQGVHGVDVDLEKNEIKVKGKIEVVKIHKQIEKWSKKKVELISPKPSEVKKTTTTTTTTTSVVEKKTTEVKKDVIRTTVLKVHIHCAKCDKDLQNKLLKHKAIHIVKTDTKAQTLTVQGTIESAKLLTYIRKKVHKHAEIVSSKTEEEKKKEEEEKKKKKEEEEKKKKEEEEQKKKGEVKVEVTKTTTQIVEFKEKVKVEGQKDKDGNIPYFVHYVYAPQLFSDENPNACCIV